The Sedimentisphaera salicampi genome includes a region encoding these proteins:
- a CDS encoding ABC transporter permease — MNGFKSVFKREFKGYFATPVAYVFLVIFLFFSGYLTFKQGFFEARQADMHLFFENLPLLFVFIVPSVAMRLWAEERKTGSIELLFTLPITVSQAVLGKFFAAWAFLAVGLGLTFPMPMTVSYLGNPDGGLIAAGYLASLLMAGGFLAIGIFFSALCKNQVISFILSVVACAVFVFSGMPSTMGYLDTFLPGGMVQAAAGLSFQNHFDSMQKGIIRLSDLGYFAVMIAGWVYACTIILDERKAD, encoded by the coding sequence ATGAACGGTTTTAAATCTGTATTCAAAAGAGAATTCAAGGGATACTTCGCAACCCCTGTTGCTTACGTGTTCCTTGTGATTTTCCTTTTCTTTTCAGGATATCTCACATTCAAACAGGGATTTTTCGAGGCAAGGCAGGCAGATATGCACCTTTTCTTCGAAAACCTTCCGCTGCTTTTCGTATTCATCGTTCCGTCTGTAGCAATGAGGCTCTGGGCAGAGGAGCGGAAAACAGGCTCAATTGAGCTGCTTTTCACTTTGCCAATAACGGTATCTCAGGCGGTGCTTGGTAAGTTCTTTGCAGCATGGGCGTTTCTTGCAGTTGGCCTTGGGCTCACATTCCCCATGCCCATGACAGTGAGCTATCTGGGCAACCCCGACGGCGGGCTTATAGCGGCGGGCTATCTGGCGTCGCTTCTTATGGCAGGCGGATTCCTCGCTATTGGGATTTTCTTCTCCGCCCTTTGCAAAAATCAGGTTATCAGCTTTATCCTTTCGGTTGTGGCGTGCGCTGTTTTTGTATTCAGCGGTATGCCCTCAACGATGGGCTATCTGGATACATTCCTCCCGGGAGGAATGGTTCAGGCAGCTGCTGGACTGAGCTTCCAGAATCATTTCGATTCTATGCAGAAGGGAATAATAAGGCTCAGCGACCTTGGATATTTTGCAGTAATGATTGCCGGATGGGTTTACGCCTGCACTATTATTCTTGATGAAAGGAAGGCAGACTGA
- a CDS encoding ABC transporter ATP-binding protein, with the protein MIKVEELRRTFGPIVAVDSISFEVEKGEVLGFLGPNGAGKSTAMKMITCFLEPDSGTASVCGCDIIKSPVEARKKMGYLAESAPAYNEMTVSGFLNFICDAREIKGQERKDAVERVVNMCSIEGVYHQSIETLSKGYKRRVGLAQALIHDPEVMILDEPTDGLDPNQKHEVRELINSMAKEKATVISTHILEEVEAVCSRTIIIDKGKILVDSTPDKLKQEHNCGLDEVFRKITM; encoded by the coding sequence ATGATCAAAGTAGAAGAGCTGCGTCGAACATTTGGCCCCATAGTCGCAGTGGACTCAATCTCGTTTGAGGTTGAGAAAGGCGAGGTTCTGGGCTTTCTTGGCCCGAACGGAGCAGGCAAAAGCACTGCAATGAAGATGATCACCTGCTTCTTAGAACCAGACAGCGGCACAGCAAGTGTCTGCGGCTGCGATATCATCAAATCACCCGTAGAGGCGAGAAAGAAAATGGGGTATCTCGCCGAGAGCGCGCCGGCATACAACGAAATGACGGTAAGCGGCTTTCTTAATTTCATCTGCGATGCCCGAGAAATCAAAGGGCAAGAACGCAAGGATGCTGTTGAGAGAGTTGTTAATATGTGCTCAATTGAAGGAGTTTACCATCAATCGATAGAAACTCTCTCCAAGGGCTACAAGCGAAGGGTTGGGCTTGCCCAAGCCCTCATCCACGACCCGGAAGTTATGATTCTCGATGAGCCCACCGACGGGCTGGATCCGAATCAGAAACACGAAGTTCGAGAGCTGATCAACTCGATGGCCAAAGAAAAGGCCACGGTGATCTCCACCCACATACTCGAAGAGGTGGAGGCGGTATGCTCAAGAACGATAATCATCGACAAGGGCAAGATCCTCGTTGATTCCACGCCGGATAAGCTCAAGCAGGAACATAACTGCGGTCTTGATGAAGTATTCCGTAAGATAACAATGTAA
- a CDS encoding LamG-like jellyroll fold domain-containing protein, translated as MKSIFSVVMAMIFAHCAAFSAEGTELISNGGFQDPNLPGANNYVTTVTDWVSGHDDNLVRLETKEVDNRTAVPGPEGNQVLRMTGGWSTGVIQQSTYHPWSHAEVYRLSFNACSVRWEAPATDGVMGARLLQDDAEMTELWSAEVDMTGTHTGANEVGDWEPYQAFEFEIDPALFSGEGVSEGSDLILEVSSVNRNHWVDNVSLQAEPAAGAHNPVPAYGADNVGTPAGNQVDVNLQWNTGLDPSNPSQINPDITEHHLFMSEDQNVSEDPNLYYVDTIALGTESPEIASVTVTGLNFDGLYYWSVDEGLGYPVGSQDNIAGADWMFETLQSVPIITQQPESQVVSTGDTAAFTLTADSISQETYQWYLSADGVIDPAEDQAIGSTDTDPTLTIDNVQLSDEGYYYCEVTNDGGTVYSDTAGLAVKRIVAHWTLDTADFVNDTYLDSSGEGRDAVPYAVPAVDAFVPGADPAKTNEGLDLDENPDAAALGGTDSPAEFSDEITVSLWVKSEGVPGSWTGIVSKRQDPDWQSGSDWFWTIPPSGDYMSISSAGVGTENLSYDPPAEGEWTHLAFTANADGGKLYYNGVNVDTEPDFKINKTDAQLVIGGSILREDGTIGGAFNGVMDDLRIYNYAKDEAEIADIYYDISETPVCSNMLDLDLQFDVAGGGPEGDQPDCKIGLPDFLEFASTWLNCGLYPEDYCY; from the coding sequence ATGAAAAGTATTTTTAGTGTAGTCATGGCGATGATTTTCGCTCATTGTGCAGCGTTCAGCGCCGAAGGAACAGAATTGATTTCTAATGGAGGCTTTCAAGATCCCAACCTGCCCGGGGCGAACAATTACGTTACGACAGTAACTGATTGGGTGTCAGGGCATGATGACAATTTAGTTCGATTAGAGACCAAGGAGGTAGATAACAGAACTGCGGTTCCAGGCCCTGAAGGCAATCAGGTGCTTAGGATGACTGGCGGGTGGAGCACTGGTGTAATTCAGCAATCTACATACCATCCATGGTCTCATGCAGAGGTTTACAGGCTTTCGTTTAACGCCTGCTCTGTTCGCTGGGAAGCCCCGGCCACAGACGGTGTTATGGGCGCACGCCTGCTCCAGGATGATGCTGAGATGACTGAGCTCTGGTCAGCAGAAGTTGATATGACTGGTACTCATACCGGCGCAAATGAAGTTGGGGATTGGGAGCCTTATCAGGCATTCGAGTTTGAGATTGACCCCGCACTCTTTTCTGGTGAAGGCGTTAGTGAAGGCTCTGATCTGATTTTAGAGGTAAGTTCAGTTAATCGTAATCATTGGGTTGATAATGTTTCCCTGCAGGCTGAACCGGCCGCTGGTGCACATAACCCTGTTCCTGCCTATGGAGCAGACAATGTAGGCACTCCGGCAGGGAATCAGGTTGATGTTAATTTGCAGTGGAACACTGGATTAGACCCATCCAACCCTTCACAGATAAATCCGGATATAACCGAGCATCACCTGTTTATGAGCGAAGACCAGAATGTTTCCGAAGATCCGAATCTTTATTATGTTGACACTATCGCCCTCGGCACAGAATCACCTGAGATTGCCAGCGTAACTGTTACAGGTCTCAACTTTGATGGGCTGTACTATTGGAGCGTGGATGAAGGTTTAGGCTATCCTGTAGGCAGTCAAGATAATATTGCCGGTGCTGATTGGATGTTTGAAACGCTCCAAAGTGTTCCGATAATTACTCAGCAGCCTGAGAGTCAGGTCGTTTCTACAGGCGATACTGCAGCCTTTACATTAACTGCAGACAGCATTTCTCAGGAAACATATCAGTGGTATCTCTCTGCTGACGGAGTGATTGACCCTGCTGAGGATCAGGCCATTGGCTCTACGGATACAGACCCAACCCTCACAATTGATAATGTTCAGCTCAGTGATGAAGGTTATTACTACTGTGAAGTAACAAATGACGGCGGAACAGTCTATTCAGATACTGCCGGCTTGGCAGTTAAGCGTATCGTAGCTCACTGGACATTGGACACCGCTGACTTTGTAAACGATACTTATCTGGACAGCAGCGGAGAAGGCCGCGATGCGGTTCCTTACGCAGTTCCTGCTGTTGATGCCTTTGTTCCCGGTGCAGACCCTGCTAAGACCAATGAAGGCTTAGACCTTGACGAAAATCCTGATGCAGCAGCACTTGGAGGCACCGATTCACCTGCTGAATTCAGCGACGAGATCACTGTATCTTTGTGGGTTAAGTCGGAAGGCGTCCCTGGAAGCTGGACAGGCATTGTTTCTAAACGTCAAGACCCTGACTGGCAGAGCGGGTCAGACTGGTTCTGGACGATACCTCCGTCAGGCGATTATATGAGCATCAGCTCGGCAGGCGTTGGTACTGAGAATCTCTCTTATGATCCTCCAGCAGAAGGCGAATGGACTCATCTTGCCTTTACAGCTAATGCTGACGGCGGTAAACTTTATTATAATGGTGTCAATGTTGATACTGAGCCCGATTTCAAGATCAATAAAACCGATGCCCAGCTTGTAATTGGAGGCAGCATCTTGAGAGAAGACGGCACAATTGGCGGTGCATTCAATGGAGTTATGGATGATTTGCGCATCTATAATTATGCCAAGGATGAAGCTGAAATCGCAGATATCTACTACGATATCAGCGAAACACCAGTTTGCAGCAATATGCTTGATTTGGATTTGCAGTTTGATGTTGCAGGCGGCGGCCCGGAAGGCGACCAGCCGGATTGCAAGATTGGCCTGCCGGACTTCCTTGAGTTTGCCTCTACATGGCTCAATTGCGGTCTATATCCTGAAGACTATTGTTATTAA
- a CDS encoding prepilin-type N-terminal cleavage/methylation domain-containing protein, translated as MKRFNQAFLNKKVSPNLGIEGKNLLPKFYSRRSQAGFTLIELLVVISIIALLMAVLIPSLARARIQAKRTICQTHLKQWGAIYTMYTNDNDSRFPPSCLDPEFNPRGSGTWFVVMRPYYQDPEILECAAATKAPEQRPERFNNRLNWRFSWWGSPFTQLMQENEEIAEIEGSYGQNWWITSTEESDGGAYPDKNKFKRITEMRSPRQVPMLGDCGAFLTRPTRDAQPPENDGDYIYATSDEMRRVCTNRHQTGGVNWVFADGSVSEILLKNLWDTEWHKNWESREITEWPDWMRSLPE; from the coding sequence ATGAAAAGGTTTAACCAGGCGTTTTTAAATAAAAAAGTTTCACCCAACTTAGGCATAGAAGGCAAAAATTTATTGCCTAAATTTTACAGCCGCCGCTCGCAGGCAGGCTTCACATTGATTGAATTGCTCGTTGTAATTTCGATTATTGCGCTGCTTATGGCTGTTCTCATACCTTCTCTTGCAAGGGCTCGTATTCAGGCAAAAAGAACAATTTGTCAGACCCATCTCAAACAATGGGGGGCTATCTACACGATGTACACTAATGATAATGATTCTCGTTTTCCCCCGAGCTGCTTAGACCCGGAATTTAACCCGCGAGGTTCAGGCACATGGTTTGTGGTTATGCGGCCGTACTATCAGGATCCTGAGATCTTGGAATGCGCTGCAGCGACCAAAGCTCCAGAGCAGAGACCTGAGCGTTTCAATAACCGTTTGAACTGGCGATTCAGTTGGTGGGGGAGTCCCTTTACTCAGTTAATGCAGGAGAACGAAGAGATCGCTGAAATTGAGGGCAGCTACGGTCAAAACTGGTGGATAACCAGCACTGAAGAATCGGATGGCGGGGCCTATCCGGATAAGAATAAATTCAAGCGTATAACAGAGATGCGGTCTCCTCGCCAAGTTCCAATGCTCGGTGATTGCGGCGCGTTTCTAACTCGTCCTACCAGAGACGCTCAGCCGCCTGAAAATGACGGCGATTATATTTACGCTACCAGTGATGAAATGAGGCGAGTATGCACGAATCGTCATCAAACCGGCGGTGTAAATTGGGTTTTTGCAGATGGTTCTGTTAGCGAAATCCTGCTCAAGAACCTTTGGGATACCGAATGGCACAAAAATTGGGAATCTCGAGAGATTACAGAATGGCCGGACTGGATGCGTTCATTACCGGAATGA